From the genome of Winogradskyella forsetii, one region includes:
- a CDS encoding DUF5522 domain-containing protein: MKKYVPIEDGDYYLTPEGYRCFTEQYHLKRGFCCESGCRHCPYGFNPSASLSTGDNKLKKK; the protein is encoded by the coding sequence ATGAAAAAATACGTCCCCATAGAAGATGGAGATTACTATCTCACGCCCGAAGGCTACCGCTGTTTTACAGAGCAATACCATCTAAAACGAGGATTTTGTTGCGAAAGCGGTTGCAGACATTGTCCGTATGGTTTCAACCCTTCAGCTTCACTCAGTACAGGCGACAATAAATTAAAAAAAAAGTAA
- a CDS encoding urocanate hydratase: MQTTTLSFKDQILKGIPNSLPEPKPFDISINHAPKRKAILSHEDEKLALKNALRYFDKKHHRTLLPEFKNELDTYGRIYMYRLRPDYKMYARPISAYPAKSKQAAAIMLMIQNNLDHAVAQHPHELITYGGNGAVFSNWAQYRLTMKYLAEMNDEQTLVMYSGHPMGLFPSHKEAPRVVVTNGMMIPNYSKPDDWEKFNALGVTQYGQMTAGSYMYIGPQGIVHGTTITVLNGFRKIKKEPKGNLFVTSGLGGMSGAQPKAGNIAGCITVCAEVNPKITQVRLDQGWIDEKITDLDELVSRVNKAKAEKETISIAYLGNIVDVWEKFDQANIHIDLGSDQTSLHNPWAGGYYPADISFEEANEMMANQHELFKEKVQETLRRHAEAINKHTAKGTYFFDYGNAFLLEASRAGAAIYKDSSGNFVNKSTLSSLGEMTERWAYPSYVQDIMGPMCFDYGFGPFRWVCASGKSEDLTRTDEIACQVLEDIKKNSPEEIQQQMADNIQWIKGAQENKLVVGSQARILYADAEGRMKIAEAFNQAIANKEIGMVILGRDHHDVSGTDSPYRETSNIYDGSRFTADMAIHNVIGDSFRGATWVSIHNGGGVGWGEVINGGFGMVLDGTKEASKRLKQMLFWDVNNGISRRSWARNEGAVFAIKRAMESEPNLKVTLPNFVDDDLFEHLK, encoded by the coding sequence ATGCAGACGACAACTTTATCATTCAAAGATCAAATATTAAAGGGTATTCCAAATAGTTTACCTGAGCCTAAACCTTTTGATATTTCTATAAATCATGCACCAAAACGTAAAGCTATTCTATCTCATGAGGATGAAAAACTAGCCTTAAAAAATGCCTTACGTTATTTTGATAAAAAACATCACAGAACCTTATTGCCAGAATTTAAAAACGAATTGGATACTTATGGTCGTATTTACATGTATCGCTTAAGACCCGATTATAAAATGTATGCACGGCCAATTTCAGCATATCCTGCAAAATCTAAACAAGCCGCAGCCATTATGCTGATGATTCAGAATAATTTGGATCATGCCGTAGCACAACATCCGCACGAATTGATTACTTATGGTGGGAATGGTGCCGTGTTCTCAAATTGGGCACAATACCGCTTAACCATGAAATATCTGGCGGAAATGAACGACGAGCAAACCTTAGTGATGTATTCTGGTCATCCCATGGGATTGTTTCCTTCGCACAAAGAAGCACCAAGAGTTGTTGTCACAAACGGGATGATGATTCCTAACTATTCCAAACCAGATGATTGGGAAAAATTCAATGCACTTGGTGTGACGCAATACGGACAAATGACAGCCGGAAGCTATATGTACATTGGCCCACAAGGTATTGTGCATGGCACAACAATAACCGTACTCAATGGTTTTAGAAAAATAAAAAAAGAACCCAAAGGGAACTTATTTGTAACTTCTGGTTTAGGCGGCATGTCTGGCGCGCAACCCAAAGCTGGAAATATTGCAGGTTGCATTACGGTGTGTGCAGAAGTCAATCCAAAAATCACACAGGTAAGATTAGATCAAGGTTGGATAGATGAAAAAATTACCGATTTAGACGAATTAGTTTCAAGAGTCAATAAAGCTAAAGCGGAAAAAGAAACTATTTCCATCGCTTATTTAGGAAACATAGTTGATGTATGGGAAAAATTTGACCAAGCCAATATCCATATCGACTTAGGCAGTGATCAAACATCGCTTCATAATCCATGGGCAGGTGGTTACTATCCAGCTGATATATCTTTTGAAGAGGCTAATGAAATGATGGCGAATCAACACGAACTATTCAAGGAAAAAGTTCAAGAAACTTTACGTCGTCATGCGGAGGCTATTAATAAACATACTGCAAAAGGCACTTATTTCTTTGATTATGGGAACGCCTTTTTATTAGAAGCCTCTCGTGCAGGAGCTGCCATTTACAAAGATTCATCAGGAAATTTTGTTAACAAATCCACCCTCTCTTCCCTAGGGGAAATGACAGAAAGATGGGCATATCCCAGTTATGTCCAGGACATTATGGGCCCAATGTGTTTTGATTATGGTTTTGGGCCTTTCCGTTGGGTTTGCGCTTCGGGAAAATCTGAAGATCTAACAAGAACTGATGAAATTGCCTGCCAAGTTTTAGAGGACATCAAAAAAAATTCGCCAGAAGAAATCCAGCAACAAATGGCAGACAACATTCAGTGGATTAAAGGCGCACAAGAAAACAAACTCGTCGTAGGTTCACAAGCGAGAATCCTTTACGCTGATGCGGAAGGCCGAATGAAAATAGCAGAAGCTTTTAACCAAGCCATTGCAAATAAGGAAATAGGAATGGTAATTTTAGGAAGGGATCATCACGATGTTTCAGGAACCGATTCGCCATACCGAGAAACGAGTAATATTTATGATGGTTCACGTTTTACGGCAGATATGGCGATCCACAATGTTATTGGAGATAGTTTTAGAGGCGCCACTTGGGTCAGTATCCACAATGGTGGAGGTGTTGGCTGGGGAGAGGTAATTAACGGTGGTTTTGGTATGGTTCTTGATGGTACTAAAGAGGCATCAAAACGTTTAAAACAAATGCTGTTTTGGGACGTTAACAACGGAATTTCAAGACGCAGTTGGGCAAGAAATGAAGGCGCAGTTTTTGCCATAAAACGCGCTATGGAATCTGAACCTAATTTAAAAGTAACGTTACCCAATTTTGTTGACGACGATTTATTTGAACATTTAAAATAA
- a CDS encoding DUF4136 domain-containing protein, with the protein MKPLKILPALLLLVVLSSCSSVKVAADYDREANFDTYKTFAFFKPGIDKAEINDIDKRRILRAIEAELMAKGMTKSENPDMLVSIFTKSNQRVDIYNNSWGAGAWGWGGFNRWGWGWGPGMGWGGNNVSTTTEGMLFIDFIDANKKELVWQGSGTGYLVTRNVDKKEARIKEFVSKTMEQFPPAQ; encoded by the coding sequence ATGAAACCACTTAAAATTTTACCTGCACTACTTTTATTGGTCGTGCTCTCATCATGCAGCTCAGTTAAAGTTGCTGCCGATTATGATAGAGAAGCCAATTTTGATACTTATAAAACCTTTGCATTCTTTAAACCTGGCATTGACAAAGCAGAAATAAATGACATAGACAAGCGCAGAATCCTTAGGGCCATTGAAGCAGAGCTCATGGCAAAGGGTATGACAAAATCTGAAAATCCAGACATGCTAGTGAGCATTTTTACAAAATCGAACCAACGTGTTGATATCTACAACAACTCTTGGGGAGCTGGTGCTTGGGGCTGGGGAGGTTTCAACCGATGGGGTTGGGGCTGGGGTCCTGGTATGGGCTGGGGAGGAAACAATGTTTCCACCACCACAGAAGGCATGCTATTTATTGATTTTATAGACGCCAATAAAAAAGAATTAGTCTGGCAAGGTTCTGGTACTGGTTATTTGGTAACTAGAAATGTTGACAAGAAAGAAGCCCGTATCAAGGAATTTGTATCTAAAACAATGGAACAATTTCCACCGGCGCAATAA
- a CDS encoding SulP family inorganic anion transporter — translation MILGQQTRKNFTQNPKNDILSGLTVALALVPEAVAFAFVAGVDPLVGLYGAFMMGIVTALFGGRPGMISGATGAMAVVMVHLIQKGNEIGLNLENPIENLGLQWLFITLLFVGGIQILAGVFKLGKFVRLIPHPVMMGFVNGLAIVIFLSQLGLFPNAVPKDISFLDQTSEWFSALFSNATFWKMMGFIGLTMGIMYGLPKLTKKIPAALIAIVVVACITIFGHIEVSTVGSFIAEGGGDGLEGGLPTFQDQIFSLFSTLSGHWGLILSTAFILAAVGLIESLMTLNLIDEMTETRGNGNRECIAQGGANMLNGLFGGMGGCAMIGQSIINVDSGGRGRLSGAVAAIALLCFVLFGAPLIEQIPIAALVGVMFMVVIGTFAWSSFRIIRKIPLSDAIVLIAVSAITVWQDLAVAVIAGVIISALVFAWKNATMIRARKRIQPDGTKTYEIWGPLFFGSIQNFNSKFDVKNDPEKVEIDFVESRVSDHSAMEAIFNLVNKYEAEGKSIKLKHLSEDCKALMYKASPKFKEVIIDDIDDPRYHLAADPEKFTKPLSEYNM, via the coding sequence ATGATACTAGGCCAACAAACCCGAAAAAACTTTACGCAAAACCCCAAAAACGATATTCTTTCAGGATTAACGGTTGCCTTAGCCTTAGTCCCAGAAGCCGTAGCATTTGCATTTGTTGCAGGTGTTGATCCGTTAGTTGGACTCTATGGCGCCTTTATGATGGGAATTGTAACGGCACTTTTTGGAGGACGACCAGGAATGATATCTGGCGCTACCGGAGCAATGGCTGTTGTTATGGTGCATCTTATCCAAAAAGGAAATGAAATTGGCCTAAATCTTGAAAACCCTATTGAAAACCTTGGTTTACAATGGCTTTTTATAACCTTACTATTTGTTGGTGGTATCCAAATTCTAGCAGGAGTTTTTAAACTTGGTAAGTTTGTCCGCTTAATTCCCCATCCCGTGATGATGGGTTTTGTGAACGGATTGGCCATTGTTATTTTTCTATCGCAATTGGGCCTGTTCCCCAATGCCGTTCCTAAAGATATTTCATTTTTAGACCAAACTTCAGAATGGTTTTCTGCTCTATTCTCTAATGCAACATTCTGGAAAATGATGGGCTTCATTGGGTTGACCATGGGAATCATGTATGGTTTGCCTAAACTGACTAAGAAGATTCCTGCAGCCTTAATCGCAATTGTTGTAGTGGCCTGTATTACAATTTTTGGACACATTGAAGTCAGTACTGTAGGTTCATTTATAGCTGAAGGTGGCGGAGATGGATTAGAAGGTGGGCTTCCAACATTTCAAGATCAAATATTTAGCTTATTCAGCACACTTTCCGGACATTGGGGTTTAATCCTCTCTACGGCTTTTATTTTAGCAGCCGTTGGTTTAATTGAATCGCTCATGACCTTAAACCTCATTGATGAAATGACCGAAACACGAGGAAACGGCAATCGGGAATGTATAGCACAAGGTGGTGCGAACATGTTAAACGGCCTTTTTGGCGGTATGGGTGGCTGCGCCATGATCGGGCAATCCATAATCAATGTAGATTCTGGTGGACGCGGCAGATTATCTGGAGCTGTGGCAGCTATTGCTCTACTCTGCTTTGTTTTGTTCGGTGCGCCTTTAATTGAACAAATTCCTATTGCAGCATTAGTGGGCGTAATGTTTATGGTGGTTATTGGCACATTTGCTTGGAGTAGTTTTAGAATTATAAGAAAAATACCATTATCAGATGCCATTGTGTTAATAGCCGTTTCTGCAATTACGGTTTGGCAAGATTTAGCCGTAGCAGTAATAGCAGGTGTTATCATTTCGGCATTAGTTTTTGCTTGGAAAAATGCGACTATGATTAGAGCTCGAAAACGTATTCAGCCAGATGGTACAAAAACCTATGAAATTTGGGGCCCTTTATTTTTTGGGTCCATTCAGAATTTCAATTCAAAATTTGATGTTAAAAATGATCCAGAAAAGGTTGAAATTGACTTTGTAGAGTCACGTGTTAGTGATCATTCCGCCATGGAAGCTATCTTTAACCTGGTTAATAAATATGAAGCGGAAGGAAAATCCATTAAGTTGAAACATTTAAGTGAAGATTGTAAAGCTTTAATGTACAAAGCCAGTCCAAAATTTAAAGAGGTCATTATTGATGACATTGATGATCCTCGTTACCATTTAGCGGCTGATCCTGAGAAGTTCACTAAGCCTTTGTCCGAATACAACATGTAA
- a CDS encoding cold-shock protein produces MSTGTVKFFNDSKGFGFITEEGNNKEHFVHISGLVDEIREGDNVEFDLAEGKKGLNAVNVKVI; encoded by the coding sequence ATGAGTACTGGTACAGTAAAATTTTTTAATGACTCTAAAGGTTTTGGATTCATAACAGAAGAAGGAAATAACAAAGAGCATTTTGTACATATTTCTGGTTTAGTCGATGAGATTAGAGAAGGTGATAATGTAGAATTCGATTTAGCAGAAGGAAAAAAAGGTTTAAATGCAGTAAATGTAAAAGTTATATAA
- a CDS encoding DMT family transporter — translation MNWILLIIAGLFEVAFAACLGKAKESTGNETTYWYIGFLICLAISMYLLVKVSQELPIGTAYAVWTGIGAVGTVLVGIFVFKEPATFWRLFFISTLIISIVGLKFVAN, via the coding sequence ATGAACTGGATCTTACTAATCATTGCAGGTTTATTTGAAGTCGCTTTTGCAGCCTGTCTCGGAAAAGCGAAAGAGTCAACAGGAAATGAAACCACCTATTGGTACATTGGTTTTTTAATTTGTCTAGCTATAAGCATGTATCTACTTGTAAAAGTATCACAAGAATTACCCATTGGAACGGCTTATGCAGTTTGGACTGGGATTGGAGCTGTAGGTACTGTTCTCGTAGGAATATTTGTATTTAAGGAACCCGCTACCTTTTGGCGATTATTTTTTATATCGACTTTAATTATTTCAATTGTGGGACTTAAATTCGTAGCAAATTGA
- the dnaG gene encoding DNA primase, which yields MISQNSIAQVFETARVEEVIGDFVQLKKSGSNFKGLSPFSEERSPSFMVSPVKQIWKDFSSGKGGNAVTFLMEHEHFTYPEAIKYLAKKYNIEIEETERTDEEKAQADTKESLYLVSEYANTYFQKVLHSTNQGKAIGLSYFKERGFTEETIKKFQLGYSLDEWQAFTDDALGKGYKLEFLEQTGLTIVKGDKRFDRFKGRVMFPIHSMSGRILGFGGRILVNDKKAAKYLNSPESEIYHKSKVLYGLFHAKQSIAKEDNCYLVEGYTDVIQFHQTGIKNVVSSSGTALSSDQIRLINRLTNNITVLFDGDAAGIRASIRGIDLILEQGVNVKICTFPDGEDPDSFSKSNTLEELTEYLNDNAKDFIQFKASLLVKEADNDPIKKAETIREIVNSIAKIPDQIKREIYIQECARIMDISENVLFSTLAQINKKESQDANKNYKQDQKAFQVVKNEPQTKQKVDIQFELERKIIEILMLYGDRTEQFEDLILTEEESTGELVLEPTKHETRVFEKIYLDLQEDEMQFTNPQFKVLYYSIIDKLNQDENFSTKNFVNQLDQDAASTVTSILMEDERYNLHDWQRNQIIPKEKKDSISQLVSQTILSLRCHLIDKKVAEYKNETLNENADTRSIIEDVKDYVGLKMLLSRKLGKVVG from the coding sequence ATGATCTCACAAAATTCCATAGCACAAGTTTTTGAAACCGCTCGCGTAGAAGAGGTCATTGGTGATTTTGTACAACTGAAAAAATCAGGAAGTAACTTTAAAGGCTTAAGTCCTTTTAGCGAAGAGCGCTCTCCTAGTTTTATGGTTTCACCAGTGAAACAAATATGGAAGGATTTTTCTAGTGGCAAAGGCGGAAATGCAGTCACCTTTTTAATGGAGCACGAGCATTTTACCTATCCTGAAGCCATAAAATACCTCGCTAAAAAATATAATATTGAAATAGAAGAAACCGAACGAACCGACGAGGAAAAAGCACAAGCGGATACCAAAGAGAGTTTGTATTTGGTTAGCGAATATGCAAACACTTATTTTCAGAAAGTACTCCATAGTACCAATCAAGGCAAAGCCATTGGACTAAGTTATTTTAAAGAACGAGGGTTTACTGAAGAAACCATTAAAAAGTTTCAGTTAGGCTATTCGTTAGATGAATGGCAAGCGTTTACAGATGATGCCTTAGGTAAAGGCTATAAACTCGAATTTCTGGAACAGACCGGTTTAACTATTGTTAAAGGCGACAAACGCTTCGATAGATTTAAAGGTAGGGTAATGTTTCCTATTCATAGCATGAGTGGGCGCATACTAGGTTTTGGTGGTCGTATTCTGGTCAACGATAAAAAAGCGGCTAAATACCTCAACTCACCGGAAAGCGAAATCTACCATAAAAGTAAAGTGCTTTATGGCTTGTTCCATGCGAAGCAAAGCATTGCTAAAGAAGACAATTGTTATTTGGTGGAAGGTTATACAGATGTCATTCAGTTTCATCAAACTGGCATTAAAAATGTGGTATCCTCATCCGGAACTGCTTTATCTTCAGATCAAATTCGGTTAATCAATAGGCTAACCAATAATATCACCGTTCTCTTTGATGGCGATGCCGCGGGAATAAGAGCTTCCATTAGAGGTATTGATTTAATTTTGGAACAAGGTGTTAACGTGAAGATTTGTACGTTTCCTGATGGCGAGGATCCTGATAGTTTCTCAAAATCGAATACTTTAGAAGAACTTACCGAATACCTCAATGATAATGCTAAGGATTTTATTCAATTTAAAGCGTCTCTATTAGTTAAAGAAGCGGATAATGATCCTATAAAAAAAGCAGAGACTATTCGCGAAATCGTCAATAGTATCGCCAAAATCCCTGACCAAATAAAGCGTGAAATTTATATCCAAGAGTGTGCACGAATCATGGATATTAGTGAAAACGTATTGTTCAGCACTTTAGCACAGATCAACAAGAAAGAATCTCAAGACGCCAATAAAAACTACAAACAAGATCAAAAAGCGTTTCAGGTTGTAAAAAATGAACCTCAAACCAAGCAAAAGGTTGATATTCAATTTGAATTGGAACGCAAAATCATAGAAATCTTAATGCTCTATGGTGATAGAACGGAACAATTTGAAGACTTAATATTAACGGAAGAAGAATCTACTGGCGAATTGGTTTTAGAACCCACAAAACACGAAACACGTGTCTTTGAAAAAATATACCTAGACCTTCAGGAAGACGAAATGCAGTTTACCAATCCGCAGTTCAAAGTACTCTACTACTCTATTATTGACAAATTGAATCAAGATGAAAATTTTTCGACTAAAAACTTCGTGAATCAACTCGATCAAGATGCTGCAAGTACAGTAACCAGTATTTTAATGGAAGATGAACGCTATAACTTACATGATTGGCAACGCAATCAAATTATCCCAAAAGAAAAAAAAGATTCTATTTCACAACTGGTAAGTCAAACGATATTGAGTTTACGTTGCCATCTTATCGATAAAAAAGTAGCAGAATACAAAAATGAAACTTTAAATGAAAATGCCGACACACGTTCCATCATCGAAGATGTGAAAGACTATGTTGGTCTTAAAATGTTATTGTCCCGTAAATTAGGTAAAGTTGTTGGCTAA
- a CDS encoding response regulator, with the protein MINILIVDSHPIVRTGLELFLNSKPDFKVIGSLGSGIEIFEFVRRHKVDVIISEIDLPELNGITALRAIKKENKSVNVLMFSHQPEEIYAISTLKAGASGYLNKSASIEELEAAVRKISTGETSLSEKMDKHLRYEDTRKSRSRMFKKLSTREVEVLKLLSIGRKNKEIAQELDINEKTVSTYKARLFKKLNVTNIVDLIHQAKHHNLA; encoded by the coding sequence ATGATAAATATATTGATTGTTGATAGTCATCCAATCGTAAGAACTGGATTAGAATTATTTTTAAATAGTAAACCAGACTTTAAAGTTATTGGCAGTTTAGGCAGTGGAATTGAGATATTTGAATTCGTTAGACGTCATAAAGTTGATGTTATAATATCAGAAATCGATTTACCAGAACTTAATGGTATCACTGCGCTAAGAGCTATTAAAAAAGAAAATAAATCTGTAAATGTGTTGATGTTTAGCCATCAGCCAGAAGAGATTTATGCCATTAGTACGCTTAAAGCTGGAGCTTCAGGTTATTTAAACAAATCAGCTAGCATTGAAGAACTAGAAGCTGCTGTGCGTAAAATCAGCACAGGAGAAACGTCACTTAGTGAAAAAATGGACAAACATTTACGCTATGAAGATACACGAAAGAGTAGGAGCAGAATGTTCAAAAAGCTTTCAACTAGAGAGGTTGAAGTTTTAAAATTACTTTCCATTGGTCGCAAGAACAAAGAAATTGCTCAAGAGTTAGATATTAACGAAAAAACAGTGAGCACCTATAAAGCGCGATTGTTTAAGAAACTCAATGTCACTAATATTGTGGATTTAATTCATCAAGCTAAACATCATAACTTAGCTTAA
- the nadE gene encoding NAD(+) synthase yields MQTEKVVNHIVDWLKDYATKAGVNGFVIGISGGIDSAVTSTLCAKTGLDLLCIEMPIHQAPSHVTRAQEHIAQLKKRFPNVKDTVVDLTPVFEEFKTEVSLEGQQTTVDMALANTRARLRMTTLYYHAGLLGLLVAGTGNKVEDFGVGFYTKYGDGGVDLSPIADLLKSEVYQIGDYLKVPESIMKAAPSDGLFGDARSDEDQIGASYPELEWAMQMKDEGKTVADFEGRQRKAFEIFMRYNTSNKHKMIAIPICEIPNNLK; encoded by the coding sequence ATGCAAACGGAAAAGGTAGTAAATCATATTGTAGATTGGTTAAAGGATTATGCCACAAAAGCTGGAGTCAATGGTTTTGTTATTGGTATTTCTGGCGGAATTGATTCTGCTGTAACGTCAACACTATGTGCAAAAACGGGCTTAGATCTTTTATGTATTGAAATGCCCATCCATCAAGCGCCAAGTCATGTCACTAGAGCGCAAGAGCACATTGCACAATTAAAAAAGCGTTTTCCTAATGTGAAAGACACGGTTGTTGATTTGACGCCTGTGTTCGAGGAATTTAAAACCGAAGTCAGTTTAGAAGGCCAACAAACTACAGTTGATATGGCTTTGGCAAATACTAGAGCCCGTTTGCGAATGACTACCTTATATTATCATGCGGGTCTGTTAGGCCTTTTAGTCGCTGGAACTGGTAACAAAGTAGAAGACTTTGGTGTTGGTTTTTATACGAAATATGGCGATGGAGGAGTAGATTTAAGTCCGATTGCAGATTTATTGAAGTCTGAAGTTTATCAAATTGGGGACTATTTAAAAGTGCCAGAATCTATTATGAAAGCGGCTCCTAGTGATGGTTTATTTGGAGATGCCAGAAGTGACGAGGATCAAATTGGCGCATCATATCCAGAATTGGAATGGGCGATGCAAATGAAAGATGAAGGTAAAACGGTTGCAGATTTTGAAGGAAGACAACGTAAAGCCTTTGAAATTTTTATGCGTTACAACACCTCAAACAAACATAAGATGATTGCGATACCGATTTGCGAAATTCCCAACAATTTAAAATAA
- the gldB gene encoding gliding motility lipoprotein GldB, giving the protein MQIKFYILLAVGLLFLSCNEESKVEKEIATIEADFTVERFDKAFFEAKPEDLSTLKEAYPFFFSKRVPDSIVIHRMKDTLQHELLTEVQNTFPDFKNTKQELEGLFQHLKYYDKTFTVPRVITLTNDVAYRDKTIVNDSLVLIALDNYLGADHKFYQNIPVFIAANMRKSQIVVDVTDNYAKKYSFQTDRKTLLDEMIYFGKLLYFKDVMIPFKTDAEKIGYTEAQIKWAEANESQIWSYFIEKELLYDTDPKLPNRFIADAPFSKFYLELDNDSPGRLGQYIGWQIVKAYADTTGEDIITIMQTEPQIIFNKAKFKPKK; this is encoded by the coding sequence ATGCAGATTAAATTTTATATTTTATTAGCTGTCGGATTGCTATTTCTGTCATGTAATGAGGAGTCTAAGGTTGAAAAAGAGATAGCGACCATTGAAGCCGATTTCACTGTTGAACGTTTTGACAAGGCTTTTTTTGAAGCTAAACCCGAAGATTTATCGACATTAAAAGAAGCGTATCCGTTCTTCTTTTCTAAACGTGTCCCAGATTCCATTGTGATTCATAGAATGAAAGACACTTTACAACATGAATTATTAACGGAAGTCCAAAATACGTTTCCAGATTTTAAAAACACAAAACAAGAATTGGAAGGCTTATTTCAACATTTAAAATATTACGATAAAACATTTACCGTCCCACGCGTAATTACATTGACAAATGACGTCGCATACCGAGACAAAACCATAGTCAATGATTCCTTAGTGCTTATTGCTCTAGATAACTATTTAGGAGCTGACCACAAATTTTATCAGAACATACCCGTGTTTATTGCGGCAAATATGCGTAAGAGCCAAATTGTAGTTGATGTGACTGATAATTATGCCAAAAAATACAGCTTTCAAACCGATAGAAAAACCTTATTGGATGAAATGATCTACTTCGGGAAGTTACTTTACTTTAAAGATGTTATGATTCCGTTTAAAACAGATGCTGAAAAAATTGGTTATACCGAAGCTCAGATCAAATGGGCAGAAGCCAATGAAAGTCAAATATGGAGCTATTTTATTGAAAAGGAATTGCTGTACGATACAGATCCTAAATTACCAAACCGCTTTATTGCAGACGCTCCTTTTTCTAAGTTTTATTTAGAATTGGACAATGATTCACCAGGGCGCTTAGGGCAATATATAGGTTGGCAAATTGTAAAAGCCTACGCCGACACAACAGGTGAAGATATCATAACCATAATGCAAACAGAGCCACAAATTATATTTAACAAAGCTAAATTTAAACCCAAAAAGTAA
- the gldC gene encoding gliding motility protein GldC — MSKIIKSKIVLNVELDENRVPEKLNWSAQDGGINNEEAKAIMLSVWDGNAQETLKIDLWTKDMPVDEMKLFFHQTLVTMSDTFLRATQDEKMTATMKDFCDYFAEKLELKKQ; from the coding sequence ATGTCTAAAATTATTAAATCGAAAATAGTATTAAACGTTGAACTCGATGAAAATCGCGTACCGGAAAAACTAAATTGGTCCGCACAAGATGGTGGCATAAACAACGAAGAAGCGAAAGCCATAATGTTATCGGTTTGGGATGGCAATGCGCAGGAAACATTGAAAATAGATTTGTGGACCAAAGATATGCCAGTTGATGAAATGAAACTCTTTTTTCATCAAACTTTAGTCACTATGAGTGATACATTTCTAAGAGCGACCCAAGACGAAAAAATGACCGCTACCATGAAAGATTTTTGTGATTATTTTGCTGAAAAATTAGAGTTGAAAAAACAGTAA